CAAATCCTTTTGAAAGCCTTATATAGGTTATATCTGTTGCCCAAACCTGATTAGGCCTTTCTATTTTTAGGCTCCGCAAAAGATATGGATAAATGTAGATGCCTGCACTTATAATTGACCATGCCCGCACTTATCCGCATTTTTGTGCCCACATTAAATGACTCTATAAATTTCTGTCACTTTCCATATAATATGTCGTGGGATAATAATCTAACATATTGTTAATATCTGTCCATTCGCTTAAATTTTTTTGAATTTTATTATTTTTCATAAATCATGTTACCAATGACGTATAAATTTCAGGAGAAAAGCCAAGTAGAGCTAAAATCTTAACCTGCAATGAATTTAAAGGTGTAACATGTCGTATTATTTTTTGTGGTAAATGCACAATCGTTAAATTGATACCTTTAAATGCCTTTAAAAGACGCTCTGTTGTTGGATTAGTTATAGCTTTTTTTGGATTTTCAGGATTTAAGCCCACAAGTTTTTCATCATTCTTTTTAAGATTACGGCGAACGACAAACTCAATAAGTGTTAAAAATCTTATTGCAATAGTTAAAAGATAAGTTAATCCAATAATTTGGTCA
Above is a window of Desulfobacterales bacterium DNA encoding:
- a CDS encoding transposase; this translates as MGRGRGRKDRPKREIVNVRYQINDVIRNEDEIKAVKKTFGWRIFVTDMCKEILTFEQAVMTYRDEWIIERGFHRLKGAPLSLDPMFVKRDDQIIGLTYLLTIAIRFLTLIEFVVRRNLKKNDEKLVGLNPENPKKAITNPTTERLLKAFKGINLTIVHLPQKIIRHVTPLNSLQVKILALLGFSPEIYTSLVT